A single genomic interval of Arthrobacter methylotrophus harbors:
- the ssd gene encoding septum site-determining protein Ssd, translating into MSGQHIEPSGGSGGDNGGLREGAGARAGLKASVGSRARAGRRGMHDASGLQRGRHRPGIASARGPDPGRDRDTRADPDPDPSTAAAEPWLPVDSAEVLLVTDNVRLHADIERIAAAVGASLRTSADSAGALSMWDTAGMVLLGSDIRELPPRRRPPSVLLGLNGEGDSLWQLGAALGAERVAVLPEAAAWLAEHLSRSHAPEPGGLVLGVTGGCGGAGASTAAVWLAQEAAVHGVRTLLVDGDPRGGGLELCLAAEDAPGLRWPDLAGASGSIGSGQLSDSLPAAGGFSFLSWPGSRERSLDVEPGAVAAVLDASRRGFELVIVDIGRGSESLASFAWDCDRILLVAPAQLRAAVAAARLLQELPPVDTALVIRGNAGSALDGPLIAESLGLPLGGVLPEIRGTAAAAELGRLLEFGKRKAVRRFARAVLQLLDGAA; encoded by the coding sequence ATGAGCGGGCAACATATCGAACCGAGTGGCGGCAGTGGTGGCGACAACGGCGGCCTTCGGGAGGGGGCCGGTGCTCGCGCCGGGTTGAAGGCCAGTGTTGGTTCCCGCGCACGCGCAGGGCGGCGGGGCATGCATGACGCGTCGGGACTCCAACGCGGACGCCACCGGCCCGGCATTGCCTCTGCACGCGGTCCGGATCCAGGCCGGGATCGGGATACACGTGCGGATCCGGATCCGGATCCCAGCACAGCGGCAGCCGAGCCGTGGCTACCCGTCGATTCCGCCGAAGTGCTGCTGGTGACGGACAACGTGCGGTTGCATGCCGACATAGAAAGGATCGCTGCCGCCGTCGGCGCCAGCCTCCGGACTTCGGCCGATTCGGCCGGTGCCCTCTCCATGTGGGACACCGCCGGGATGGTGCTTCTTGGCAGTGATATCCGCGAACTCCCGCCCCGTCGTCGTCCGCCGTCGGTCTTGCTGGGCCTCAATGGGGAAGGGGACTCTTTGTGGCAATTAGGAGCGGCACTGGGGGCCGAACGCGTGGCGGTCTTGCCCGAAGCTGCAGCTTGGCTGGCGGAACACCTCAGCAGATCCCATGCCCCCGAACCCGGAGGGCTGGTGCTTGGCGTGACGGGAGGATGCGGCGGTGCAGGCGCCTCCACGGCTGCCGTCTGGCTGGCCCAGGAAGCGGCCGTCCACGGGGTACGGACCCTGTTGGTTGATGGCGATCCCAGGGGAGGCGGCCTGGAGCTTTGTTTGGCTGCCGAGGATGCACCTGGCCTTCGCTGGCCCGATCTTGCAGGCGCCAGCGGTAGCATCGGTTCCGGGCAGCTAAGCGACTCACTCCCCGCAGCGGGAGGATTCTCGTTCTTGTCCTGGCCGGGTAGCCGCGAGCGGTCACTGGACGTAGAACCCGGCGCCGTTGCGGCTGTCCTGGATGCTTCAAGACGGGGCTTCGAGCTGGTCATCGTCGACATTGGCCGCGGATCGGAATCACTCGCGAGCTTCGCCTGGGACTGCGACAGAATTCTTCTCGTGGCACCGGCCCAGCTCCGCGCCGCAGTCGCTGCGGCCAGGCTTCTGCAGGAGTTGCCACCCGTGGACACTGCCCTGGTGATCCGCGGAAATGCGGGTTCGGCCCTGGACGGACCCCTCATCGCCGAATCACTTGGGCTGCCACTCGGCGGCGTTCTCCCTGAGATCCGCGGAACCGCAGCCGCAGCCGAGCTCGGACGCCTGCTCGAATTCGGGAAGCGGAAGGCCGTCCGCCGCTTTGCCAGAGCCGTGCTGCAACTTCTCGACGGAGCAGCATGA
- a CDS encoding TadA family conjugal transfer-associated ATPase: MIASDFRSEGHRRRGQRLDAALLETVRETVMADAGPVTPSRVAAAVHATGRLLGTAGALAAVESISAELSGLGPLQQLARDPSVTDIFVNGPDSVWFDRGKGLERAQLHFDGEPQVRALASRLVAAGGRRLDDGSPCVDVRLDGGYRVHAVLPPISTAGTLLSVRIRREEVFSMDELCAGGMFAPHVQHVLQAIVDRRLSFLISGATGSGKTTLLSTMLGLSDPTERLVLIEDASELNPVHPHVVSLESRHGNLEGGGALDLGELVRQALRMRPDRLIVGECRGAEVRELLTALNTGHTGGGGTIHANTASAVPARLVALGALAGLSREAVQLQLSTALDVVIHVERTAAGRRVSCIGLLVDDASGQSVLPAIELRRGGAVAARAWKDLAARLGLDPGLLPGLTERPESQGRIDRSNYSGTVR, from the coding sequence ATGATTGCCTCCGACTTCCGCAGCGAGGGCCACCGGCGCAGGGGCCAGCGCCTGGATGCCGCACTCCTTGAAACTGTTCGGGAAACGGTCATGGCCGATGCCGGACCGGTCACTCCGTCGCGGGTGGCCGCCGCCGTGCATGCCACGGGCCGGCTTCTCGGAACCGCCGGTGCGCTCGCCGCCGTCGAATCGATCAGCGCCGAGCTGAGCGGGTTGGGACCGCTCCAACAACTTGCACGGGATCCTTCCGTGACGGACATCTTCGTGAATGGCCCGGACTCTGTGTGGTTCGACCGCGGCAAAGGATTGGAACGGGCACAGCTGCACTTCGACGGCGAACCTCAAGTCCGGGCACTGGCCTCCCGGCTTGTGGCAGCCGGCGGGCGCCGTTTGGACGATGGTTCGCCGTGCGTTGATGTCCGTCTCGACGGTGGATACCGGGTCCACGCGGTGTTGCCTCCGATTTCCACCGCCGGAACCTTGTTGTCCGTGCGGATCCGGCGTGAGGAAGTTTTCTCCATGGACGAGCTGTGCGCGGGAGGCATGTTTGCGCCACACGTGCAGCACGTGCTTCAGGCCATAGTGGACCGGAGGCTGAGCTTCCTGATCAGCGGTGCCACTGGTTCCGGGAAGACTACGCTCCTGTCCACGATGCTCGGATTGAGTGATCCCACGGAACGCCTGGTCCTGATTGAAGATGCCTCGGAACTGAATCCTGTGCACCCCCACGTTGTGTCTCTGGAGTCCAGACACGGAAACCTTGAGGGCGGGGGTGCGCTCGACCTCGGCGAACTCGTGCGGCAAGCGCTCCGCATGCGTCCGGATCGGCTCATCGTGGGAGAATGCCGCGGTGCCGAAGTCCGCGAGCTGTTGACGGCACTCAATACCGGTCATACAGGCGGTGGCGGCACGATCCATGCAAATACGGCCTCCGCTGTCCCGGCCAGGCTCGTTGCCTTAGGCGCGCTCGCAGGCTTGAGCAGGGAAGCGGTCCAACTGCAGCTTTCAACGGCATTGGACGTAGTGATCCACGTCGAGCGGACCGCCGCAGGCAGAAGAGTGTCGTGCATTGGGCTGTTGGTGGACGACGCATCGGGCCAATCCGTCCTTCCTGCCATAGAGCTGCGGCGAGGCGGCGCCGTTGCCGCCAGGGCTTGGAAAGATCTCGCAGCGCGCCTTGGGCTGGACCCCGGGCTCTTGCCCGGGCTGACGGAACGGCCCGAATCGCAGGGGCGGATTGACCGTTCGAATTACTCGGGGACCGTCCGGTGA
- a CDS encoding CoA pyrophosphatase gives MTALEDLVSLITRIDSGLHPGPDPRIAAAMVDPDKTRKAAVLMLFGVLEDVPARSGRPVAPADLDVLLLERAHTLDDHPGQVAFPGGSIDPGDESAVAAALREAVEETGLESGGVQVLGVMPELGLIRSNFVVTPVLAWWASPSPVRVVDYGESAQVFRVPVRDLLDPDNRYTGTLTRLGRTFSSPVFMVNGLVVWGFTGMVLSGLFDALGWTVPWDTERLLEIEM, from the coding sequence ATGACCGCACTTGAGGATCTCGTCAGTCTCATCACCAGGATTGATTCCGGGCTGCATCCCGGCCCTGATCCGCGAATTGCCGCAGCAATGGTGGATCCGGACAAGACGAGAAAAGCTGCCGTGCTCATGCTCTTTGGGGTCTTGGAGGACGTCCCCGCCCGATCCGGCAGGCCGGTTGCCCCGGCGGACTTGGACGTGTTGCTTCTGGAACGCGCGCACACACTGGACGACCATCCTGGACAGGTGGCATTCCCTGGCGGAAGCATCGACCCCGGGGATGAGTCAGCCGTAGCGGCAGCTCTCAGGGAGGCGGTCGAGGAGACAGGCCTGGAAAGTGGAGGCGTGCAGGTGCTGGGTGTCATGCCCGAACTCGGCCTGATACGCAGCAACTTCGTGGTCACCCCGGTGTTGGCTTGGTGGGCTTCGCCCTCGCCCGTGAGGGTGGTGGACTACGGGGAATCCGCGCAAGTTTTCCGGGTTCCGGTGCGGGATCTCCTGGACCCAGACAACCGATACACGGGGACGCTCACGCGACTGGGCCGGACCTTCTCGAGCCCCGTTTTCATGGTCAACGGACTAGTGGTCTGGGGCTTCACCGGGATGGTGCTCAGTGGCCTTTTCGATGCCTTGGGGTGGACAGTTCCCTGGGACACGGAGAGATTGCTCGAGATCGAGATGTAG
- the nth gene encoding endonuclease III yields MVTVVETPLALKRRARRINKALAELYPYAHAELDFRNPFELLVATVLSAQTTDVLVNQVTKILFARYPDARSMAEADPAELEAILQPTGFFRAKAKNVLALSTRLVDEFDGEVPGRLEDLVRLPGVGRKTANVVLGNAFGVPGITVDTHFGRLARRFAWTTSEDPVKIEFDVAELFEPKDWTMLSHRVVFHGRRVCHARRPACGACPVADWCPSYGDGETDPVKAAKLLKYELAPGKEALRAQLLAETHRAAEIRMESQRRPG; encoded by the coding sequence GTGGTCACCGTCGTCGAAACCCCGCTGGCTTTGAAGCGGCGGGCGCGCAGAATCAACAAGGCCCTTGCCGAGCTCTATCCCTACGCCCACGCTGAGCTTGATTTCAGGAACCCGTTCGAACTGCTTGTAGCCACAGTCCTGTCCGCGCAGACCACGGATGTGCTGGTCAACCAGGTCACCAAGATCTTGTTCGCCCGCTATCCGGACGCCCGGAGCATGGCCGAGGCCGACCCCGCCGAGCTGGAGGCGATCCTGCAGCCGACTGGCTTCTTCCGCGCCAAGGCGAAAAACGTCCTGGCGCTCAGTACGCGCTTAGTCGACGAGTTCGACGGCGAGGTCCCCGGTCGCTTGGAAGATCTGGTGAGGCTCCCCGGCGTCGGGCGCAAAACGGCAAACGTCGTGCTGGGAAACGCCTTCGGTGTTCCAGGAATCACGGTGGATACGCATTTTGGCAGGTTGGCGCGCAGGTTTGCTTGGACGACGTCCGAGGATCCGGTGAAGATCGAGTTTGACGTCGCGGAATTGTTCGAGCCCAAGGATTGGACCATGCTGTCCCACCGAGTGGTTTTCCACGGACGCAGGGTCTGTCATGCGCGCAGGCCAGCGTGCGGCGCATGTCCAGTGGCCGATTGGTGCCCCAGCTACGGCGACGGCGAGACCGATCCCGTCAAAGCTGCCAAGTTGCTCAAATACGAATTGGCGCCGGGCAAGGAAGCGCTGCGGGCACAGCTTCTCGCCGAGACCCACCGCGCGGCCGAGATTCGGATGGAATCACAAAGGAGGCCGGGATGA
- a CDS encoding CHAD domain-containing protein — translation MGSKDRAPLAVYIAFQLTEVEGQLPLIATADPEAVHNARLALRRLRSVLSCYRGMIPGLPKPVRQEVRWLATSLGESRDAFVLAQRIRLSLETKDSWKAPEAVRQALEELESSSARLAAALGGGKRSKRTLRAARAALLEVPTAKEYKHPTADLAERLQARWEQLQHSLAEEAASGDPDVRNAALHQARKDVKCLRYSVEAIADTFSHHASGVIQPATGLQRLLGEQHDAVVAGAWIRELAKTPGIDAEDSQRLESMEVRRRLNAEEDFKVAMAEYPVPAPRRALIF, via the coding sequence GTGGGAAGCAAAGATCGGGCGCCGTTGGCTGTGTACATCGCCTTCCAGCTAACGGAGGTAGAAGGCCAGTTACCCCTGATCGCAACGGCTGACCCGGAAGCAGTGCACAACGCCAGGCTTGCCCTTCGCCGCCTCCGTTCTGTGCTTAGCTGCTATCGCGGCATGATCCCGGGACTGCCCAAACCGGTCCGCCAGGAAGTCAGATGGCTGGCGACTTCACTCGGCGAGTCCCGGGATGCCTTTGTCCTGGCGCAGAGGATACGCCTTTCCCTTGAAACGAAGGATTCCTGGAAAGCTCCTGAGGCGGTGCGCCAGGCCCTTGAGGAACTGGAATCGTCCAGCGCCCGGCTGGCGGCTGCCCTTGGTGGAGGCAAGCGCAGCAAGCGGACGCTGCGGGCTGCAAGGGCAGCGCTACTGGAAGTCCCCACTGCAAAGGAATACAAGCACCCGACGGCGGATCTCGCGGAGCGCCTCCAGGCGCGGTGGGAGCAGTTGCAGCACAGCCTCGCGGAGGAGGCGGCAAGCGGCGACCCGGACGTGCGCAATGCTGCGCTCCACCAGGCGCGCAAGGACGTCAAGTGTCTCCGATATTCGGTAGAGGCAATTGCGGACACGTTCAGCCACCATGCTTCCGGAGTGATCCAGCCGGCCACTGGCCTGCAACGGTTGTTGGGCGAGCAGCACGACGCCGTCGTAGCTGGCGCCTGGATCAGGGAACTGGCAAAAACCCCCGGGATCGACGCGGAAGATTCCCAGAGGCTGGAGTCAATGGAAGTCCGGCGGCGGCTCAACGCGGAGGAAGATTTCAAGGTGGCCATGGCGGAGTACCCGGTACCGGCTCCGAGGCGCGCGCTGATCTTTTGA
- a CDS encoding DUF4244 domain-containing protein, whose protein sequence is MNAATHPLVQAAPSRHEAEVLELFPSSTADMPFRQPHARHSSAGTIHEQSSDDPVEARRSKRRLMASELGMATAEYAIATLAAVGFAGLLVVILRSEEVRGFLLNLIRTALALP, encoded by the coding sequence ATGAATGCCGCCACCCACCCCCTGGTTCAGGCCGCCCCTTCTCGACATGAGGCTGAGGTTCTAGAGCTTTTCCCGAGCTCTACGGCAGATATGCCCTTTCGGCAGCCTCACGCTAGGCATTCCAGCGCTGGAACAATCCATGAGCAGTCCAGCGACGATCCCGTGGAAGCAAGACGGTCTAAGAGGCGGCTCATGGCGTCCGAGCTAGGCATGGCAACGGCCGAGTATGCCATCGCGACTCTTGCCGCGGTGGGCTTCGCAGGACTCCTGGTGGTTATCCTCCGGAGCGAGGAAGTACGCGGCTTCCTCCTCAACCTTATTCGCACCGCACTCGCCCTGCCATGA
- a CDS encoding TadE family type IV pilus minor pilin — protein MTHRQPFEYCKLRLGRSPWPWPSSTRQPPPAEKFRGPGKDRESDFLPGRDHGAVTAEFAVALPAVLLLLALLLAGSAAGITQLRLEEAARAGARALARGDGHAVVDGIVRRLAGDAASAVVAEHGEWIQVTVSARVAGPLGSVIPWSLSATASARGETPRASEAPLPSLGVDGGVVDFNGAVPEARFVAAVEEVVA, from the coding sequence ATGACACACCGGCAGCCCTTCGAGTACTGCAAGCTGCGGCTCGGTAGGTCTCCATGGCCGTGGCCTTCCTCGACAAGACAGCCTCCTCCGGCAGAGAAATTTCGCGGCCCGGGGAAGGATCGTGAGAGTGATTTCCTACCCGGGAGGGACCACGGTGCCGTCACTGCGGAGTTCGCTGTGGCGTTGCCTGCTGTCCTGCTTCTTTTGGCCCTGCTTCTGGCTGGATCCGCCGCGGGAATTACCCAGTTGCGCTTGGAAGAAGCAGCCAGGGCGGGAGCAAGAGCCCTTGCCCGCGGCGACGGCCACGCGGTCGTGGACGGAATCGTTCGGAGATTGGCCGGGGATGCCGCATCAGCCGTGGTAGCGGAGCACGGCGAATGGATCCAGGTCACAGTCTCCGCCCGGGTCGCTGGACCGTTAGGCTCCGTCATTCCTTGGAGCCTTTCAGCCACGGCGTCGGCTAGGGGGGAGACTCCGCGGGCCTCCGAAGCCCCCTTGCCGTCCCTTGGTGTCGACGGCGGCGTTGTTGACTTCAATGGTGCTGTGCCGGAGGCACGGTTCGTGGCCGCTGTGGAAGAAGTCGTGGCGTGA
- a CDS encoding YegP family protein: MAGRFEILKDGEDGYRFRLTAADGTLVAESPRFKHLKAVVAGINAVRENAATGLVVDHSKTARRAA; the protein is encoded by the coding sequence ATGGCTGGACGATTCGAAATTCTCAAAGACGGCGAAGACGGTTACCGTTTCCGGCTGACGGCAGCCGACGGAACACTCGTGGCGGAATCGCCCCGGTTCAAGCACCTCAAGGCAGTAGTCGCCGGCATCAACGCCGTTCGGGAAAATGCCGCCACGGGACTCGTCGTGGACCACTCGAAAACAGCCAGACGTGCCGCGTAG
- a CDS encoding bifunctional 3'-5' exonuclease/DNA polymerase → MYLLLATHPDGAAIQESTPAGVAVAEPRVIRRGDLAGVVSGLEKSRPRWVWNRTQDWYPAMLQAGVELARCHDLTLCRAILVHSEFTAHTDYARSAEKLTQDDDIARILQPPPAPVSAEQGALFDDLGRRSTKPGLDEIRAEFAAQQHALGQATREGGRQHRLKLLLAAESAGAMIAAEMQFTGVPWQAILHEEILESHLGPRPPAGHRPARLEALCNELREILHAPRLNPDSPQDLMRALHRNGIEVKTTRQWELKESTHPAIGPLLEYKKLSRLFSANGWSWLDAWVSEGRFRPEYVVGGVVSGRWASRGGGALQIPRQIRGAVHADPGHKLIVADASQLEPRVLVALAQDSKMAEAARDKDLYSGIAAQGFGGDRSKAKIALLGAIYGATTGESGRLMPQLTRTYPRAVGFVEEAARDGEAGRTVTSRLGRSSPPPSERWIRSQQSTTAEEQRRADSIARSRGRFTRNFVVQGSAADWASCWLAELRRRLRAMDGGATPAGELVFFLHDEVMVHAPTESVDACIRAIEEAAAAAKELLFGRVPVEFPVSIAVVDSYDKAK, encoded by the coding sequence ATGTACCTGCTGCTCGCCACCCACCCAGACGGCGCAGCCATTCAGGAAAGCACCCCGGCTGGAGTAGCCGTGGCCGAGCCGCGCGTTATAAGACGAGGCGATCTTGCCGGCGTCGTCAGCGGGCTGGAAAAGAGCCGGCCGCGCTGGGTCTGGAACCGGACCCAGGATTGGTACCCGGCAATGCTCCAGGCAGGAGTGGAGCTGGCACGTTGCCACGACCTCACGCTCTGCCGCGCCATCCTGGTGCATTCGGAGTTCACGGCGCACACGGACTACGCCCGCAGCGCGGAAAAGCTCACCCAGGACGATGACATTGCACGGATCCTCCAGCCTCCCCCCGCCCCTGTCTCTGCCGAGCAAGGCGCGCTCTTTGACGATCTTGGCAGGCGCAGCACGAAGCCCGGACTGGACGAGATCCGCGCCGAATTCGCGGCACAGCAACACGCGCTCGGCCAGGCAACAAGGGAGGGAGGCCGGCAGCACCGCTTGAAACTGCTGCTGGCCGCGGAATCCGCGGGCGCCATGATCGCAGCTGAAATGCAGTTCACGGGCGTGCCGTGGCAAGCGATCCTCCACGAAGAAATACTGGAAAGCCACCTGGGTCCCCGTCCTCCAGCAGGGCACCGGCCAGCCAGGCTCGAGGCGCTATGCAACGAGCTTCGGGAGATCCTCCACGCTCCCAGGCTGAACCCGGACTCGCCCCAGGACCTCATGCGTGCCCTGCATCGGAACGGCATCGAGGTGAAGACAACCCGCCAATGGGAACTCAAGGAATCAACACATCCGGCCATCGGGCCCCTGCTGGAATACAAGAAACTCTCCCGCTTGTTCAGCGCCAACGGCTGGTCCTGGCTGGACGCTTGGGTCAGCGAAGGCCGGTTTCGTCCCGAGTATGTGGTTGGCGGCGTGGTGTCCGGCCGTTGGGCTTCCAGGGGTGGCGGGGCGCTCCAGATCCCGCGCCAGATCCGGGGCGCAGTGCACGCCGACCCCGGGCACAAATTGATCGTTGCCGACGCCTCCCAGCTTGAACCGAGGGTTCTGGTGGCACTGGCCCAAGACTCCAAGATGGCCGAGGCGGCCCGGGACAAGGACTTGTACTCCGGCATCGCCGCGCAGGGATTCGGCGGCGACCGCTCGAAGGCCAAGATCGCCCTGCTAGGTGCAATTTACGGCGCCACAACAGGCGAATCCGGGCGGCTCATGCCTCAGCTGACCCGTACTTATCCGCGAGCTGTCGGCTTCGTTGAAGAGGCTGCCCGCGACGGCGAAGCCGGCCGCACCGTGACCTCGAGGTTGGGCCGCAGCAGCCCGCCGCCCTCGGAACGTTGGATCCGCAGCCAGCAATCCACGACGGCGGAAGAACAGCGGCGCGCGGACAGCATCGCCCGATCGCGGGGACGTTTCACGCGGAACTTTGTGGTGCAGGGTTCAGCGGCGGACTGGGCGTCGTGCTGGCTGGCCGAGCTTCGACGGCGGCTGCGGGCCATGGATGGGGGCGCAACGCCAGCCGGGGAACTCGTGTTCTTCCTGCACGACGAAGTCATGGTGCACGCGCCGACCGAGTCGGTGGACGCCTGCATCCGTGCCATCGAGGAGGCCGCGGCTGCCGCGAAGGAGCTGTTGTTCGGGCGGGTTCCAGTGGAATTTCCGGTGAGCATCGCCGTCGTCGATTCTTACGACAAGGCGAAGTAA
- a CDS encoding Rv3654c family TadE-like protein, with protein MRARIDNPDLGCPDLERGSGTLLAVSLGLVVMICMVATLMLAQATAMAQRAAAASDLAALAAADAARGLTDGDPCAVARETAARNGASVSACTVSGGEIVDIRAELVRGTVFGAATGRSRAGPPP; from the coding sequence GTGAGGGCTCGCATCGACAACCCTGACCTTGGCTGCCCGGATCTGGAACGCGGTTCGGGAACCCTCCTAGCTGTTTCCCTGGGTCTTGTCGTCATGATCTGCATGGTGGCAACGCTCATGCTGGCGCAGGCAACAGCGATGGCACAGCGCGCAGCGGCTGCATCCGACCTTGCCGCGCTTGCAGCTGCGGACGCGGCCCGTGGGCTGACAGATGGAGACCCTTGCGCAGTCGCCCGCGAAACGGCCGCACGGAATGGAGCGTCGGTGTCGGCCTGCACAGTGAGCGGAGGCGAGATCGTGGACATCCGCGCTGAACTTGTGCGAGGCACTGTTTTTGGAGCCGCTACTGGCCGGTCACGGGCCGGGCCACCCCCCTAG
- a CDS encoding type II secretion system F family protein, with protein MDAPLAAVAVSSMLISAAVLGLLRAGQARRRTALRVLRGSSGGKAPPNRVDSGRAPKTAGNPHVYEGLRDVPMMLELVAAMLDSGAGIGRSLELISSCAAPQLSRSLGAVVAALDIGTDWETAWRSAGQQCSEARRLKDALAFAALTGAPSSAILYAQAARMRREQFRTAEKRAAALGVKLVIPLGLCSLPAFICLGVVPVLLAMLPSAG; from the coding sequence ATGGATGCGCCTCTCGCTGCCGTCGCAGTGTCCTCAATGTTGATTTCCGCCGCCGTTTTAGGATTGCTCCGTGCGGGACAGGCCCGGCGGCGAACAGCTCTACGGGTGCTTCGCGGCTCTTCCGGGGGCAAAGCCCCGCCGAATCGCGTTGACAGCGGCCGAGCCCCCAAGACGGCCGGGAATCCTCACGTGTACGAAGGGTTGCGCGATGTGCCCATGATGCTTGAACTGGTGGCCGCCATGCTCGATTCGGGGGCGGGAATCGGACGATCACTTGAACTGATTTCCAGTTGTGCGGCCCCCCAGCTCAGCCGCTCGCTGGGAGCAGTGGTAGCGGCCTTGGATATCGGAACGGACTGGGAGACGGCGTGGCGGAGCGCAGGCCAGCAGTGCTCTGAAGCGCGCAGGCTCAAAGACGCCCTCGCCTTTGCCGCCCTGACCGGCGCTCCTTCCTCGGCCATCCTTTACGCCCAGGCAGCGCGTATGCGGCGTGAACAGTTCCGGACAGCGGAAAAGCGCGCCGCGGCACTGGGTGTGAAACTCGTCATTCCACTGGGGCTGTGTTCCCTTCCCGCTTTCATTTGCCTAGGTGTCGTCCCGGTGCTGTTGGCAATGCTTCCGTCTGCGGGATAG